Proteins encoded in a region of the Candidatus Providencia siddallii genome:
- the nuoG gene encoding NADH-quinone oxidoreductase subunit NuoG, with protein MLIMVLIYIDNKEYRVSENDNLLQACLSLGLDIPYFCWHPVLGSFGSCRQCAVKQYKNIDDISGNIVMSCMTPVIEGIRISISDEETKNFRKCIIECLMTNHPHDCPICEEAGNCHLQDMTVMTGHYIRKYRFSKRTHINQDLGPFIKHEMNRCISCYRCINYYKNYADGVDLGVFGSHNNIYFGRAKEGSLESEFSGNLVEICPTGVFTDKTYSEFYNRKWDMQFAPSICHHCSIGCNIILGERYGKIGRVENRYNGSINHYFLCDRGRFGYGYTNREDRPNQILLRQNGIEYIISSTKAIQNCIEIINNAKRVIGIGSSRASIESNYVLRKLVGSENFFSDFSDGEHSRLQLILNILKNGGIYTPTLREIEKYDMILVLGEDLTQTSPRMALSIRQAIKNKTIKQNIFNWQTEAIKNIYQNNKNILIITNTDETSLKDIATFNYYAPADDQARFAFAIANIINNELPNVSDLSEDLKRNVKNIAQLFVKSRNPLIISGTHSASESLIKSAANIAFSLRLKGINVGLSYLVSNANSIGLAMMNAKSIDNAFFSIESNEVDVAIVIENDLYYNNSINVVDNAIQKLNKLIVLDHQKTIFMDKATLAFPSASFVESNGTLINQEGRAQRFFKVFEPDFYNKKIVIKETWKWLSLFQNKLDKKNLQDITFDNVVTDCVLNMPQFKKIIDVSPKSSFNIHGQKLAREPHRYSGRTAILANKSVHEPSQPKDLDSPFVFSMEGNNNMISKRQQIAFAWSPGWNSPQSWNKFQEKIFGHLLFGDPGVRLFDSIKRNISFFTEIPDRYKPKKSQWLIVPYYHLFGSDEISQRSEKIKNCIPKPYIVLNKKDAIKYNLCNSSKFKFIYNKQTFILNVCLSKYLSNGQIGLPLGMHGLPTSMAGNFVENLYWKI; from the coding sequence ATTTTAATTATGGTTTTAATATATATAGATAATAAAGAATATAGAGTTAGTGAAAATGATAATTTATTACAAGCTTGTTTGTCATTAGGATTAGATATCCCATATTTTTGTTGGCATCCAGTTTTAGGAAGTTTTGGTTCTTGTAGACAGTGTGCTGTTAAACAATATAAAAATATTGATGATATTAGTGGTAATATAGTAATGTCTTGTATGACACCAGTGATTGAAGGTATTCGTATATCTATTAGTGATGAAGAAACAAAAAATTTTCGTAAATGTATTATTGAATGTTTAATGACTAATCATCCACATGATTGTCCAATTTGCGAAGAAGCTGGTAATTGTCATTTACAAGATATGACTGTGATGACAGGACATTATATTCGTAAATATCGTTTTAGTAAACGTACGCATATCAATCAAGATTTAGGTCCATTTATAAAACATGAAATGAATCGGTGTATTTCTTGTTATCGTTGTATTAATTATTATAAAAATTATGCAGATGGAGTAGATTTAGGTGTTTTTGGTTCTCATAATAATATTTATTTTGGTCGTGCAAAAGAGGGTTCATTAGAAAGTGAATTTTCAGGTAATTTAGTTGAAATATGTCCAACTGGAGTTTTTACAGATAAAACATATTCTGAATTTTATAATCGTAAATGGGATATGCAATTTGCACCAAGTATTTGTCATCATTGTAGTATTGGTTGTAATATTATTCTAGGAGAGCGTTACGGTAAAATTGGCAGAGTAGAAAATCGTTATAATGGTTCTATAAATCATTATTTTCTTTGTGATCGAGGTAGATTTGGTTATGGTTATACAAATCGTGAAGATCGTCCTAATCAAATTTTGTTACGACAAAATGGAATTGAATATATTATTTCTTCTACAAAAGCAATTCAAAATTGCATTGAGATTATTAATAATGCAAAAAGAGTAATTGGTATAGGTTCTTCACGTGCAAGTATTGAAAGTAATTATGTGCTTCGTAAATTAGTTGGTTCTGAGAATTTTTTTTCAGATTTTTCAGATGGGGAACATAGTAGATTACAATTAATATTAAATATTTTAAAAAATGGAGGTATTTATACACCAACACTTCGTGAGATAGAAAAATATGATATGATATTAGTTTTAGGAGAGGATTTAACTCAAACTAGTCCTAGAATGGCTTTATCTATACGTCAAGCTATTAAAAATAAAACCATAAAACAAAATATATTTAATTGGCAAACTGAAGCAATTAAAAATATTTATCAAAATAATAAAAATATATTGATTATTACTAATACAGACGAAACATCTTTAAAAGATATCGCTACTTTTAATTATTACGCACCAGCAGATGATCAAGCTCGTTTTGCTTTTGCTATAGCAAATATAATAAATAATGAGTTACCAAATGTTAGCGATTTATCAGAAGATTTAAAAAGAAATGTAAAAAATATAGCACAACTTTTTGTTAAATCTAGAAATCCATTAATTATTAGCGGTACTCATAGCGCTAGTGAATCATTGATAAAATCGGCTGCAAATATTGCTTTTTCTTTAAGGTTAAAAGGGATTAATGTTGGATTATCTTATTTAGTTTCTAATGCGAATAGTATTGGTTTAGCTATGATGAATGCTAAATCTATTGATAATGCATTTTTTTCTATTGAATCAAATGAAGTTGATGTTGCAATAGTTATTGAAAACGATCTTTATTATAATAATAGTATTAATGTTGTTGATAATGCTATTCAAAAATTAAATAAATTGATTGTATTAGATCACCAAAAAACTATTTTTATGGATAAAGCAACTTTAGCTTTTCCATCGGCAAGTTTTGTAGAAAGTAATGGTACTTTAATAAATCAAGAAGGTCGTGCTCAACGTTTTTTTAAAGTATTTGAACCAGATTTTTATAATAAAAAAATTGTTATAAAGGAAACATGAAAATGGTTATCACTATTTCAAAATAAATTAGATAAAAAAAATTTACAAGATATTACTTTTGATAATGTAGTAACTGATTGTGTTTTAAATATGCCTCAATTTAAAAAAATTATTGATGTATCTCCAAAGTCGTCATTTAATATTCACGGTCAAAAATTAGCTAGAGAACCTCATAGATATAGTGGACGTACAGCAATATTAGCAAATAAATCTGTTCATGAACCATCTCAACCTAAAGATCTGGATTCTCCTTTTGTGTTCTCAATGGAAGGTAATAATAATATGATATCAAAACGTCAACAAATTGCATTTGCATGGTCACCAGGTTGAAATTCACCTCAATCTTGGAATAAATTTCAAGAAAAAATTTTTGGTCATTTATTGTTTGGAGATCCAGGTGTACGTTTATTTGATTCTATAAAAAGAAATATAAGTTTTTTTACTGAAATTCCAGACAGATATAAACCAAAAAAATCACAATGGCTTATTGTGCCATATTATCATTTATTTGGTTCTGATGAAATATCGCAACGTTCTGAAAAAATTAAAAATTGTATACCAAAACCTTATATTGTTTTAAATAAAAAAGATGCTATAAAATATAATTTATGTAATAGTTCTAAATTTAAATTTATATATAATAAACAAACATTTATTTTAAATGTATGTTTAAGTAAATATTTATCTAATGGGCAAATTGGATTACCTTTAGGTATGCATGGTCTTCCAACTTCAATGGCTGGAAATTTTGTTGAAAATTTATATTGGAAAATATAA
- the nuoF gene encoding NADH-quinone oxidoreductase subunit NuoF produces the protein MIKYNLNLINCNPETHPITWRKRKDNQPVMLNEYLSKNGYKGMKRALKNMTPEEVVNIINDSGLRGRGGAGFYTGVKWKLISRGNLNFRYFLCNADEMEPGVYKDRFLLEQLPHLLIEGIIISAYAIKAYRGYIFIRYEYINAAKTLRFAINEAKMNGILGKNIFGSDFDFELFLHTGAGRYICGEETALINSLEGKRAIPRFKPPFPSELGVWGKPTCVNNVETICNVPAILEHGTKWYINLSLGKSKDTGTKLMGFSGRVKKPGLWELPFGVSAREILEDYAGGMNDGLRLKSWQPGGASTGFLTNKHLDLPMDFENIAKSGSRLGTAMSIAIDNKISIVSILCNLEKFFSRESCGWCTPCRDGLPWIVKILQDLEKHKGKSGDIETLEKLCWFLGPGKTFCAHAPGAIEPLKSAIKYFREEFEFCILQ, from the coding sequence ATGATTAAATATAATCTAAATTTAATAAATTGTAACCCGGAAACACATCCTATTACATGGAGAAAACGTAAAGATAATCAACCTGTTATGTTAAATGAATATCTTAGTAAAAATGGATATAAAGGGATGAAACGTGCTTTAAAAAATATGACACCAGAAGAAGTAGTTAATATTATTAATGATTCTGGTCTTAGAGGTCGTGGTGGTGCAGGTTTTTATACTGGAGTTAAATGGAAGCTTATATCAAGAGGTAATTTAAATTTTCGTTATTTTTTATGTAATGCAGATGAAATGGAACCAGGTGTATATAAAGATCGTTTTTTATTAGAACAATTACCTCATTTATTAATAGAAGGAATTATTATTTCTGCTTATGCAATTAAAGCTTATCGTGGTTATATTTTTATTAGATATGAATATATTAATGCCGCGAAAACGTTACGTTTTGCTATTAATGAAGCAAAGATGAATGGTATACTTGGTAAAAATATTTTTGGTTCTGATTTTGATTTTGAGTTATTTTTACATACTGGTGCTGGACGTTATATATGTGGTGAAGAAACAGCATTAATTAATTCACTTGAAGGTAAAAGAGCTATACCTAGGTTTAAACCACCTTTTCCATCTGAGTTAGGTGTTTGGGGTAAACCAACGTGTGTTAATAATGTTGAAACTATTTGTAATGTTCCTGCTATTTTAGAACATGGAACTAAATGGTATATTAATTTAAGTTTAGGTAAAAGCAAGGATACTGGTACTAAGCTTATGGGTTTTTCTGGTAGAGTTAAAAAACCTGGTTTATGGGAATTACCATTTGGTGTATCAGCTCGTGAAATTTTAGAAGATTATGCTGGTGGTATGAACGATGGTTTAAGATTAAAATCTTGGCAACCAGGTGGAGCAAGTACAGGTTTTTTAACAAATAAACATCTTGATTTGCCAATGGATTTTGAAAATATTGCTAAATCTGGTAGTAGATTAGGTACAGCAATGTCTATTGCTATAGATAATAAAATTAGTATAGTTTCAATACTTTGTAATTTAGAAAAATTTTTTTCACGTGAGTCATGTGGTTGGTGTACACCATGTCGTGATGGATTACCATGGATTGTAAAAATTTTACAAGATTTAGAAAAACATAAAGGTAAATCTGGAGATATAGAAACTTTGGAAAAATTATGTTGGTTTTTAGGCCCAGGTAAAACTTTTTGTGCTCATGCACCAGGTGCTATTGAACCATTAAAAAGTGCTATAAAGTATTTTAGAGAAGAATTTGAATTTTGTATTTTACAATAA
- the nuoI gene encoding NADH-quinone oxidoreductase subunit NuoI, with product MTLKDLLIGFATQIRSIYMVALHIFDKRETKMYPEESVYLSPRYRGRIVLTRAPNGEERCVACNLCSVVCPVSCISLQKSISKDGRWYSKFFRINFSRCIFCGLCEEACPTRAIQLIPDFEMAEWKRKDLVYEKNDLLISGTGKYHDYDFYQKSGVSITGKCKGEADNEEKPIDVKELLP from the coding sequence ATGACATTAAAAGATTTATTAATAGGTTTTGCAACTCAAATAAGAAGTATTTATATGGTTGCTTTGCATATATTTGATAAACGTGAAACCAAGATGTATCCAGAAGAATCTGTATATTTATCACCACGTTATCGTGGTCGTATTGTTTTAACTCGTGCTCCTAATGGAGAAGAACGATGTGTAGCATGTAATTTATGTTCAGTTGTTTGTCCTGTGAGTTGTATATCTTTACAAAAATCTATTAGTAAAGATGGAAGATGGTATTCTAAATTTTTTAGAATTAATTTTTCACGTTGTATTTTTTGTGGTTTATGTGAAGAAGCTTGTCCAACAAGAGCAATTCAATTAATACCAGATTTTGAAATGGCTGAATGGAAACGTAAAGATTTAGTTTATGAAAAAAATGATTTATTAATTTCAGGTACAGGTAAATATCATGATTATGATTTTTATCAAAAATCAGGTGTATCTATTACTGGTAAGTGTAAAGGAGAAGCTGATAATGAAGAAAAACCAATTGATGTTAAAGAATTATTACCATAA
- the nuoH gene encoding NADH-quinone oxidoreductase subunit NuoH, which produces MVLLSNNLEEILYSILKPIIILLSIMLCSSYMSFIERRILGLFQNRYGPNRVGIFGFGQIIADMLKMIFKEDWIPNFADKKIFVLAPTIAFCSLYFSFAIIPITSTFYVVDLNIGILFFFMMSGIGVYSILFAGWASNNKYSLLGSIRASAQIISYEIFLGISLMGVIAQAGSFNLIDIVNSQKIIWNVIPQFLGFITFMIASLSVCHRHPFDQPESEQEIADGYHIEYSGMKFTLFFIGEYVGIITVSALIVTLFFGGWNGPFFSPFLWFGFKTCFFIIMFILIRASLPRPRYDQVMSFGWKICLPLTLFNLLCTAIFILYDVK; this is translated from the coding sequence ATGGTTTTATTATCTAATAATTTGGAAGAAATATTATATTCTATATTAAAACCAATAATAATTTTATTATCTATTATGTTATGTAGTTCGTATATGAGTTTTATAGAACGTCGTATTTTGGGATTATTTCAAAATCGTTATGGACCAAATCGTGTTGGAATATTTGGTTTTGGACAAATTATAGCTGATATGTTAAAAATGATTTTTAAAGAGGATTGGATTCCAAATTTTGCAGATAAAAAAATTTTTGTTTTAGCACCAACTATTGCATTTTGTTCTTTATACTTTTCATTTGCAATAATACCGATTACATCGACATTTTATGTTGTTGATTTAAATATTGGAATTTTATTTTTTTTTATGATGTCAGGTATAGGAGTATATTCGATTTTATTTGCAGGTTGGGCAAGTAATAATAAATATTCATTATTAGGTTCAATTCGTGCTTCTGCTCAAATTATTAGTTATGAAATATTTTTAGGAATATCATTAATGGGTGTAATTGCACAAGCTGGTTCATTTAATTTAATTGATATTGTAAATTCTCAGAAAATAATATGGAATGTTATACCACAATTTTTAGGTTTTATAACATTTATGATAGCTTCTTTATCTGTTTGCCATAGACATCCATTTGATCAACCTGAATCAGAACAAGAAATAGCTGATGGTTATCATATAGAATATTCAGGTATGAAATTTACTTTGTTTTTTATTGGAGAATATGTTGGAATTATTACAGTATCTGCATTGATAGTTACACTTTTTTTTGGTGGATGGAACGGTCCATTTTTTTCGCCATTTTTATGGTTTGGATTTAAAACTTGTTTTTTTATTATTATGTTTATTCTTATTCGTGCTTCATTACCTCGTCCTCGTTATGATCAAGTAATGTCTTTTGGTTGGAAAATTTGTTTGCCATTAACGTTATTTAATTTATTATGTACTGCAATATTTATTTTATATGATGTTAAATAG
- the nuoJ gene encoding NADH-quinone oxidoreductase subunit J, which produces MKYSFYISGFISIFVTFMIIINTNPIYALLYLLISLLSLSVVFFSLGAYFAGVMETIIYAGAIVVLFIFVVMMLNLGKSIKKQKNIYVKSKNWIIFTIISIILLIILIYGINSFPFEERNICNIITIKEIGMSLFGPYILIIEFISFLLLAGLIVAFHIGSNYKKNDINIKK; this is translated from the coding sequence ATGAAATATTCATTTTACATTTCTGGTTTTATTTCAATTTTTGTTACTTTTATGATCATAATAAATACTAACCCGATTTATGCTTTGTTGTATTTATTAATATCTTTATTATCTTTATCTGTAGTATTTTTTTCGCTTGGAGCTTATTTTGCAGGTGTAATGGAAACCATTATATATGCAGGTGCTATTGTAGTATTATTTATTTTTGTTGTTATGATGTTAAATCTTGGAAAATCAATAAAAAAACAAAAAAATATTTATGTAAAATCAAAAAATTGGATTATTTTCACTATAATATCTATTATATTATTAATTATTTTAATTTATGGAATAAATAGTTTTCCTTTTGAAGAAAGGAATATTTGCAATATTATTACAATAAAAGAAATAGGAATGAGTTTATTTGGACCATATATATTAATTATTGAATTTATATCATTTTTATTATTAGCTGGTTTGATTGTTGCTTTTCATATCGGTTCTAATTATAAAAAAAATGATATTAATATAAAAAAATAA
- the nuoL gene encoding NADH-quinone oxidoreductase subunit L, whose amino-acid sequence MSLLYLTILIPFLSAILLALFCGKVSKNTSSVIGVGSILITFIISLIISYEFLKHLSLIKGYIFEQTLWNWVLLDNFNISFTLMLDGLSLTMLCLITGVGFFIHLYASWYMFDKEGYSRFFVYTNLFISCMIILVLGNNMMLMYLGWEGVGLCSYLLINFYYTNPDNGRAAMKAFLITKTGDIFLAIAIFALWNSFGTLNFNEITVTANKFINNLDLISFITIMILIGAISKSAQFPLHTWLIDAMVGPTPVSALIHAATMITAGVYLIARTHVLFLLVPNILYFISLIGAITLIIGSFLAIFQSNIKRILAYSTMSQVGYMFLALGIQAWEPAIFHLMIHSFFKSLLFLSVGSIIIIFNNEQNIFNISGLRKKYLHLYVFMLVGISSLASIPLFTSGFYSKEKILYSLQLNEKTMLLYISIIGVFLTTIYSFRMFFLIFYGEEIKKIKEVNFLKKFSYSLPLVVLAILSMFIGALIHQPLEGVFPVIHFKNNFNKILLEIISSCFVFIGLLVTIFLYLNKNSIIYKINKTSTFCFLLKFFNVDLFYDTFFVKPFKKITYILKNDPINLFLDLFGYFLYFCGKMLSISENGQIRWYITSVVLGAILIFTFLFLI is encoded by the coding sequence ATGAGTTTATTATATTTAACTATTTTAATTCCTTTTTTAAGTGCAATTTTATTAGCATTGTTTTGTGGAAAAGTATCAAAAAATACTTCTTCGGTTATTGGTGTTGGATCGATTTTAATAACATTTATTATTTCATTAATTATAAGTTATGAATTTTTGAAACATTTATCATTAATAAAAGGGTATATATTTGAACAAACTTTATGGAATTGGGTTTTATTAGATAATTTTAATATATCTTTTACATTAATGTTAGATGGGCTTTCTTTAACAATGCTATGTTTGATAACTGGTGTTGGATTTTTTATTCATCTTTATGCCTCTTGGTATATGTTTGATAAAGAAGGTTATTCACGTTTTTTTGTTTATACTAATTTATTTATATCATGTATGATAATTTTAGTTTTAGGTAATAACATGATGCTAATGTATTTAGGTTGGGAAGGAGTTGGATTATGTAGTTATTTATTAATTAATTTTTATTATACTAATCCAGATAATGGAAGAGCAGCAATGAAAGCTTTTCTTATAACAAAAACTGGAGATATTTTTTTAGCAATTGCTATATTTGCTTTATGGAATAGCTTTGGTACTTTAAATTTTAATGAAATAACAGTTACTGCTAATAAGTTTATTAATAATTTAGATTTAATATCATTTATTACTATAATGATATTGATTGGAGCTATTTCTAAGTCAGCTCAGTTTCCATTGCATACATGGCTTATTGATGCGATGGTTGGTCCAACCCCAGTTTCTGCATTGATACATGCTGCAACTATGATTACAGCAGGTGTTTATTTAATAGCAAGAACTCATGTTTTATTTTTATTGGTACCAAATATACTTTATTTTATTAGTTTAATTGGGGCTATAACATTAATTATTGGTAGTTTTTTAGCAATTTTTCAAAGTAATATAAAACGTATTCTTGCTTATTCTACTATGAGTCAAGTGGGTTATATGTTTTTAGCACTTGGGATACAAGCATGGGAACCAGCTATATTTCATTTAATGATTCATTCATTTTTTAAATCTTTATTATTTTTATCTGTAGGTTCTATAATTATTATATTTAATAATGAACAAAATATATTTAATATTAGTGGATTACGTAAAAAATATTTACATTTGTATGTGTTTATGTTAGTTGGAATAAGTTCGTTAGCATCTATTCCGTTATTTACTTCAGGTTTTTATAGTAAAGAAAAAATTTTATATAGTTTACAACTTAATGAAAAAACCATGTTGTTATATATAAGTATAATAGGTGTATTTTTAACTACAATTTATAGTTTTCGTATGTTTTTTCTTATTTTTTATGGAGAAGAAATAAAAAAAATAAAAGAAGTTAATTTTTTAAAAAAATTTTCTTATTCGTTGCCATTAGTTGTTTTAGCTATTCTTTCTATGTTTATTGGTGCATTAATTCATCAACCATTAGAAGGTGTTTTTCCAGTAATACATTTTAAAAATAATTTTAATAAAATATTATTAGAAATAATTAGTAGTTGTTTTGTTTTTATAGGATTATTAGTTACAATATTTTTATATTTAAATAAAAATTCAATTATTTATAAAATAAATAAAACATCGACTTTTTGTTTTTTGTTAAAATTTTTTAATGTAGATTTATTTTATGATACTTTTTTTGTAAAACCATTTAAAAAAATTACATATATTTTAAAAAATGATCCTATTAATTTATTTTTAGATTTATTTGGTTATTTTTTGTATTTTTGTGGGAAAATGCTTTCCATTAGTGAAAATGGGCAGATTCGTTGGTATATAACTTCAGTAGTATTAGGTGCGATATTGATTTTTACTTTTTTATTTTTAATTTAA
- the nuoK gene encoding NADH-quinone oxidoreductase subunit NuoK: MVPIQHGLILSSILFVIGLNCLVIRRNFLFMLLGLEIIINSIALAFVVVGNFWQQSDGQIMYILIVSLGAAESSVGLALLLRFYRRYQSLNVDNLSEMHEWVYYI, encoded by the coding sequence ATGGTACCTATTCAACATGGATTAATTTTATCATCAATTTTATTTGTAATTGGATTAAATTGTTTAGTTATTCGTCGTAATTTTCTTTTTATGTTATTAGGTCTTGAAATTATTATAAATTCAATTGCATTAGCATTTGTTGTTGTTGGTAATTTTTGGCAACAATCTGATGGTCAAATTATGTATATATTAATAGTTTCATTAGGTGCTGCTGAATCAAGTGTAGGATTAGCTTTATTATTACGATTTTATCGTCGTTATCAAAGTTTAAATGTTGATAATCTTAGCGAGATGCATGAATGAGTTTATTATATTTAA
- the nuoM gene encoding NADH-quinone oxidoreductase subunit M, whose amino-acid sequence MILVNLLLICFFGGLLSWQVGIFNRNISRWVSIISTILLFIFSIHLLYKNNFILFNLNKTQKWKEIFFLNWIPSLGINIHFAVDGLSILMIILTSIASIFAVLSSWNENKKNQGFYYFNLMWITTGIIGVFISVDLFLFFFFWEMMLIPMYFIIINFKNKDLKDKKNINVAMKFFIYTQMSGFIMLLSIVGLVLAHFKTSGILTFNYNDLLNTKMSSTLSFILMLGFFIAFAVKMPLIPFHGWMPDIQEYSPKSGSFDILGIMLKTGAYGMFRFILPLFPKSSDLFAPIVMVIGTISIFYGAILAFRQNNIKRLIAYGNLSHMGFIVIAIFSNSILAYQGAVIQMIANSLSGIGLIIISGLLYDRIKTSDIQMMGGLWKHIKWLPVLTLFFSVANFGIPGTANFIGEFMILFGNFKQFTFLTCIIAFGIIFTSIYSLCMMQQIYYGVSKLKIEVKKLSIREFSMLLILAILIFIIGFYVQPIIDISISSLKTLYNLHSFLLN is encoded by the coding sequence ATGATATTGGTAAATTTATTATTAATTTGTTTTTTTGGAGGGTTATTAAGTTGGCAAGTTGGAATATTTAATCGTAATATATCACGTTGGGTTTCAATTATTTCAACTATATTGTTATTTATTTTTTCAATTCATTTGTTATATAAAAATAATTTTATTTTATTTAATTTAAATAAAACTCAAAAATGGAAAGAAATTTTTTTTCTAAATTGGATTCCTTCTTTAGGAATAAATATTCATTTTGCTGTTGATGGATTGTCAATATTAATGATTATTTTAACTTCTATTGCTTCTATTTTTGCTGTATTGAGTTCATGGAATGAAAATAAAAAAAATCAAGGATTTTATTATTTTAATTTAATGTGGATAACTACAGGTATAATTGGTGTTTTTATATCAGTTGATTTATTTTTATTCTTTTTTTTCTGGGAAATGATGTTAATACCAATGTATTTTATTATTATAAATTTTAAAAATAAAGATTTAAAAGATAAAAAAAATATTAATGTAGCAATGAAGTTTTTTATTTATACACAAATGAGCGGTTTTATAATGTTATTATCTATAGTTGGACTTGTATTAGCTCATTTTAAAACAAGTGGTATATTAACATTTAATTATAATGATTTACTTAATACTAAAATGTCTAGTACATTAAGTTTTATTTTAATGTTAGGGTTTTTTATTGCTTTTGCGGTAAAAATGCCATTAATTCCTTTTCATGGATGGATGCCAGATATTCAGGAATATTCTCCAAAATCAGGTTCTTTTGATATATTAGGTATTATGTTAAAAACAGGTGCTTATGGTATGTTTCGTTTTATTTTACCATTATTTCCAAAATCATCTGATTTATTTGCTCCGATCGTAATGGTGATTGGGACGATTAGTATTTTTTATGGTGCAATATTAGCATTTAGACAAAATAATATTAAACGTTTAATAGCATATGGTAATTTATCTCATATGGGTTTTATAGTTATAGCGATTTTTTCTAATTCTATTTTAGCATATCAAGGAGCAGTTATTCAAATGATAGCTAATAGTTTATCAGGAATAGGATTAATTATAATTAGTGGTTTGCTTTATGATCGAATTAAAACTAGTGATATTCAAATGATGGGTGGGCTGTGAAAACATATTAAATGGTTACCTGTACTAACATTATTTTTTTCTGTTGCAAATTTTGGAATACCAGGAACAGCGAATTTTATCGGTGAATTTATGATTTTGTTTGGTAATTTTAAACAATTTACTTTTTTAACATGTATTATTGCTTTTGGAATTATTTTTACTTCTATTTATTCATTATGTATGATGCAACAAATATATTATGGTGTTTCAAAATTAAAAATTGAAGTTAAAAAATTATCAATTCGTGAATTTAGTATGCTTTTAATTTTAGCAATTTTAATATTTATAATTGGTTTTTATGTACAACCAATTATAGATATATCAATTAGTTCATTAAAAACATTATATAATCTACATTCTTTTTTGTTGAATTAG